One segment of Lytechinus variegatus isolate NC3 chromosome 13, Lvar_3.0, whole genome shotgun sequence DNA contains the following:
- the LOC121425909 gene encoding gastrula zinc finger protein XlCGF57.1-like, with product MSSKRDENEFGGKVHRCKKIFSQRNEPAYNLRSHRIGNRCFCCQKELKCDAQSHMKGRPNECSFSYEKFSTKNRLSRHLSKNREKNPPKCSCESGFSQKRFSTKHNQRHIREESYKCSCEKGFSNKKFLTQHIRTHTGKKLYECSLCKKTFAQKNSLTNHIKTHNVEKPFKCSICTKRFSWKLSLTLHLRTHTGEKPFECSHCEKRFARKSSLKLHLRTHTGEKPYECSQCMKRFSLKSSLTDHLRIHMGEKPFECSHCEKRFAQKRSLNLHLRTHTGEKPYECTQCRKRFSFKSSLTDHLLIHTGERPYECSHCNKRFTQRKQLTSHLRTHTKEKPYKCSICMKRFSWKISLTLHLRTHTGEKQYECSHCMKKFALKSDLIRHLRTHTGEKPFECSHCEKRFAQKGSLKLHLRTHTGEKPYECSQCMKRFSFKSSLTDHLRIHTGKGRTNVHTVTRDLHRENI from the coding sequence ATGTCAAGTAAACGTGACGAAAATGAATTTGGAGGAAAGGTGCATCGCTGTAAAAAGATTTTCAGCCAAAGAAATGAACCTGCTTACAACTTGAGATCACATCGAATAGGGAACAGATGTTTCTGCTGTCAGAAAGAACTTAAATGTGATGCTCAAAGTCATATGAAAGGAAGGCCAAATGAATGTTCATTTTCTTACGAGAAATTTTCTACGAAAAACCGTCTGTCTCGCCATCTatcaaaaaacagagaaaaaaatccacCTAAATGTTCATGTGAGAGTGGATTTTCTCAGAAGAGGTTTTCAACAAAACATAATCAAAGACACATCAGAGAGGAGTCATATAAATGCTCATGTGAGAAAGGGTTTTCTAATAAGAAATTTCTGACTCAGCATATCAGAACGCACACAGGAAAAAAGCTGTATGAATGTTCATTATGTAAGAAAACATTTGCTCAAAAGAATAGTCTGACCAATCATATCAAAACACACAATGTAGAAAAACCATTCAAATGTTCAATATGTACAAAAAGATTTTCTTGGAAGCTTTCTCTGACCCTTCATCTCAGAACACACACAGGTGAAAAGCCATTTGAATGTTCACACTGTGAAAAAAGGTTTGCTCGAAAGAGTTCGCTGAAACTCCATCTCAggacacacacaggagaaaagccATATGAATGTTCACAGTGTATGAAGAGATTTTCTCTTAAATCCTCCCTAACAGATCATCTGCGAATACACATGGGAGAAAAGCCATTTGAATGTTCACACTGTGAGAAAAGGTTTGCTCAAAAAAGAAGTCTGAACCTCCATCTCAggacacacacaggagaaaagccATATGAATGTACACAGTGTAGGAagagattttcttttaaatcctCCCTGACAGATCATCTGCTCATACACACGGGAGAAAGGCCTTACGAATGTTCACACTGCAACAAGAGATTTACACAGAGGAAACAACTAACTTCTCACCTTAGAACACACACAAAGGAAAAACCATACAAATGTTCAATATGTATGAAAAGATTTTCTTGGAAGATTTCTCTGACCCTCCATCTCAGAACACACACGGGAGAAAAGCAGTATGAATGTTCACACTGTATGAAGAAGTTTGCTCTAAAGAGTGATCTGATACGTCATCTCAGAACACACACAGGTGAAAAGCCATTTGAATGTTCACACTGTGAGAAAAGGTTTGCTCAAAAAGGTAGTCTGAAACTCCATCTcagaacacacacaggagaaaagccATATGAATGTTCACAGTGTATGAAGAGATTCTCTTTTAAATCCTCCCTGACAGATCACCTGCGAATACACACGGGGAAAGGCCGTACGAATGTTCACACTGTGACAAGAGATTTACACAGAGAAAACATCTAA